One stretch of Streptomyces peucetius DNA includes these proteins:
- a CDS encoding DUF5709 domain-containing protein, protein MADDSMADDVYQPTGNNEEQADAAALDLQDAVGERTYDEILDEGYSPPERPLGVNRVGTTAAEQHDGETLDQRLAEELPDTVADETDDGIGDLPGGEGEPVDPEAGNERAGRLVAPDEGAHEDTDRELFASDVGIDAGAAASEEAAMHVVRDSDSGLGFGLGPEPSDRAVDTGDR, encoded by the coding sequence ATGGCCGACGACAGCATGGCCGACGACGTCTACCAGCCCACGGGCAACAACGAGGAGCAAGCCGACGCCGCTGCCCTGGACCTGCAGGACGCGGTGGGCGAGCGTACCTACGACGAGATCCTCGACGAGGGCTATTCGCCGCCGGAGAGGCCGCTCGGGGTGAACAGAGTCGGTACCACCGCGGCGGAGCAGCACGACGGCGAGACCCTCGACCAGCGGCTGGCCGAGGAGCTGCCCGACACCGTCGCGGACGAGACGGACGACGGGATCGGCGACCTGCCCGGCGGCGAGGGCGAACCGGTCGATCCCGAGGCCGGGAACGAGCGGGCGGGACGGCTCGTGGCGCCGGATGAGGGAGCCCACGAGGACACCGACAGGGAGCTCTTCGCCTCCGACGTGGGCATCGATGCCGGTGCCGCAGCTTCCGAGGAGGCCGCCATGCATGTCGTACGCGACAGCGACAGCGGCCTTGGCTTTGGCCTCGGCCCTGAACCTTCGGACCGGGCCGTGGACACGGGCGACAGGTGA
- a CDS encoding hemerythrin domain-containing protein has product MSKTIKEQTLQQLGGSSSVLARQRREHAQIDRLMDQYRASGRRETRERILQEVVQLVFSHAFAEETVLWPTVRRAVPEGEQLTARVEGEHQQISDLVADVERLAPGDPDREEKVERAFALIRQDIRDEEDLLLPRLQDAMDTARLRRLGTAWETVRQTAPTHPHPVVPRRPPGNAILGVPLSLYDRTRDVLGPGGTAGGAWRKSVGLAGALVTAAAVCAVLRRLGRPRKEPRPKESPPARNGA; this is encoded by the coding sequence ATGTCGAAGACCATCAAGGAGCAGACGCTTCAGCAACTGGGCGGCTCCAGCAGCGTTCTGGCGCGGCAGCGCCGTGAACACGCGCAGATCGACCGGTTGATGGACCAGTACCGGGCCTCCGGGCGCCGTGAGACCCGCGAGCGGATACTGCAGGAGGTCGTCCAGCTGGTCTTCAGCCACGCCTTCGCGGAGGAGACCGTGCTGTGGCCGACCGTGCGGCGCGCGGTCCCCGAAGGGGAGCAACTGACCGCCCGGGTCGAGGGGGAACACCAGCAGATCAGCGATCTCGTCGCCGACGTCGAACGCCTCGCTCCCGGCGACCCGGACCGCGAGGAGAAGGTGGAGCGAGCGTTCGCGCTGATACGGCAGGACATCCGGGACGAGGAGGACCTTCTCCTGCCCCGGCTGCAGGACGCGATGGACACGGCCCGGCTGCGACGACTCGGCACGGCCTGGGAGACCGTACGGCAGACCGCACCGACGCATCCCCACCCCGTCGTCCCCCGGCGTCCACCGGGCAACGCGATCCTGGGCGTACCGCTGAGTCTCTACGACCGGACACGTGACGTGCTCGGTCCCGGCGGCACCGCCGGCGGCGCTTGGAGGAAGTCCGTCGGACTGGCCGGGGCGCTCGTCACCGCGGCAGCGGTGTGCGCCGTACTGCGCCGGCTCGGCAGGCCGCGGAAGGAACCGCGCCCGAAGGAGTCGCCACCGGCCCGGAACGGAGCGTGA
- a CDS encoding Rieske 2Fe-2S domain-containing protein has product MHTLERLLPSASGPGRVLTAVDRLESNAGLDGIARSVQGVVRRLPLGRGRDALHGRWLGHPVHPLMVQVPMGSWLSAAVLDLLPGQRRGARALIGVGLATAGPAAVAGWVDWAELQRQQMRVGLVHAAANITAVALYAGSLGARLRGRDGLGRALGFAGLSAVSLGGALGGHLAYRQAAGANHSEVVPHLVTPGWHRIGAVADFPVGQAVRRHIDDVTVLVVRESGNQVHVLADRCSHLGGPLTEGVIADECVQCPWHGSVFRLADGWNVRGPATAPQPAFETRITDGHVEACLRLDGARGTKGWDAA; this is encoded by the coding sequence ATGCACACGCTGGAGAGGCTGCTGCCGTCAGCCTCGGGGCCGGGAAGAGTCCTCACGGCGGTGGACCGCCTTGAGAGCAATGCCGGGCTCGACGGCATCGCGCGCTCTGTTCAGGGAGTGGTGCGCCGCCTGCCGCTCGGCCGCGGCCGGGACGCACTGCACGGACGCTGGCTGGGCCACCCGGTGCACCCCTTGATGGTGCAGGTCCCGATGGGCAGCTGGCTTTCCGCAGCGGTGCTCGACCTGCTGCCCGGGCAGCGCCGGGGAGCCCGGGCGCTGATCGGTGTGGGGCTCGCCACCGCCGGACCCGCGGCCGTGGCCGGCTGGGTCGACTGGGCGGAGCTGCAACGCCAGCAGATGCGGGTGGGGCTCGTGCACGCCGCGGCCAACATCACCGCGGTGGCGCTCTACGCGGGTTCGCTGGGCGCACGGCTCCGGGGACGCGACGGCCTGGGCAGGGCGCTGGGATTCGCCGGCCTCTCGGCCGTGAGTCTCGGCGGCGCGCTCGGCGGCCACCTGGCCTACCGGCAGGCCGCCGGGGCCAATCACTCCGAAGTGGTGCCCCATCTGGTGACACCCGGCTGGCACCGCATCGGAGCGGTGGCCGACTTCCCCGTCGGCCAGGCGGTCCGACGCCACATCGACGACGTGACCGTGCTGGTCGTCCGTGAGAGCGGCAACCAGGTCCATGTCCTGGCCGACAGGTGCAGCCACCTGGGCGGGCCGCTCACGGAGGGCGTGATCGCGGACGAGTGTGTGCAGTGCCCGTGGCACGGCAGCGTCTTCCGTCTCGCCGACGGCTGGAACGTACGCGGCCCGGCGACGGCACCGCAGCCCGCCTTCGAAACGCGCATCACGGACGGCCACGTGGAAGCATGCTTGCGCCTCGACGGAGCGAGGGGCACAAAGGGGTGGGATGCCGCCTGA
- a CDS encoding carbohydrate-binding protein — MTAANNGASTPEDEDPFGYLYADGQQAGATPPRQGGYGYPGPAAQPGVPRTSYNQVRTVGERQYGQQVPQQQAYGQQPTAAYAAPETYPGAAAQTRQVPVPPQGGHGHGGHGSGRSGGPNTKGLLIGAIAVVAVVVIGIAAALMTSGGEKDQAGGDNPAGSTPSAGETVQEQPSPSEKETEPADLPKQDAATLTLGPPAALAKDVPGAKGADGAYVMFNGVGGSAGWSVEVPEAGAYTMYITYSVPGKDAKTSLTINGGEPRELNMSNFAKAEEGDWEKGWTNTYAFVNLEKGRNDLKISCEQGDQCEAYLDQVWLEAGQNKS, encoded by the coding sequence ATGACGGCCGCGAACAACGGCGCGAGCACGCCCGAGGACGAAGACCCGTTCGGTTATCTGTATGCGGACGGGCAGCAGGCGGGCGCCACGCCGCCCCGCCAGGGCGGCTACGGCTACCCCGGTCCGGCCGCGCAGCCCGGGGTTCCCCGCACCTCGTACAACCAGGTCCGGACGGTCGGCGAGCGCCAGTACGGCCAGCAGGTCCCGCAGCAGCAGGCGTACGGCCAGCAGCCCACGGCCGCGTACGCCGCTCCCGAGACCTACCCGGGCGCCGCCGCCCAGACGCGCCAGGTTCCGGTGCCGCCCCAGGGCGGCCACGGGCACGGTGGTCACGGCAGCGGCCGCAGCGGCGGCCCCAACACCAAGGGTCTGCTGATCGGCGCGATCGCGGTCGTCGCTGTCGTCGTGATCGGCATCGCCGCGGCGCTGATGACCAGCGGCGGCGAGAAGGACCAGGCCGGCGGTGACAACCCGGCCGGCAGCACGCCGTCCGCGGGCGAGACCGTCCAGGAGCAGCCGTCGCCGTCGGAGAAGGAGACGGAGCCCGCCGATCTGCCCAAGCAGGACGCGGCGACGCTGACGCTCGGACCGCCGGCGGCCCTGGCCAAGGACGTGCCCGGCGCGAAGGGCGCGGACGGCGCGTACGTGATGTTCAACGGCGTCGGCGGCTCGGCCGGCTGGTCGGTGGAGGTCCCGGAGGCCGGTGCGTACACGATGTACATCACGTACAGCGTGCCCGGCAAGGACGCCAAGACCAGCCTGACGATCAACGGCGGGGAGCCCCGAGAGCTCAACATGTCGAACTTCGCCAAGGCCGAGGAGGGCGACTGGGAGAAGGGCTGGACCAACACCTACGCCTTCGTGAACCTGGAGAAGGGCAGGAACGACCTCAAGATCTCCTGCGAGCAGGGGGACCAGTGCGAGGCGTATCTCGACCAGGTCTGGCTGGAGGCCGGCCAGAACAAGAGCTGA
- the cdgB gene encoding diguanylate cyclase CdgB — METESEPYVRLATLRQLHRVVAELNTARSLADTLQTVADGIVAGLGYELACVNLVRPDGDLVVAAFAGSAAAEALITGRVGSRTSWDRRLSMGEAWGDLRFIPHTEGWVLIEDDVPQWHTDGPEPRFEDEWHPQDRLYAPMYASGGGRELLGVISVDRPRNGRRPGPWGQEALQMYASQAAIAISNARLRANMQRALVRLEREQQALRASEESFRQAFEYAPSGMAIAEMGGDQHGRLLRTNDALCRLLGRPASAMRRYSFADLVHPEDVGTLLRTSAEGGRAEIRLGRRDGSYVWVSLRNSVVADTADGPRFLLTHVEDIEDRKRHELQLAHRASHDALTGLPNSAELRARLSSRLCERPHAAYATDIEALDAAYDGDRAYRGDGFDFDAVGTRPYDHHVHTVAPDGEIDDGTKGLAVLFCDLDGFKSINDRFGHQTGDAVLVEVARRLTTGVRDGDTVARLGGDEFVVLADGLGAADAADLAVRLRNAIILPIRVGGRGVRVGASFGIGWASCGMSVEEVLQSADQRMYIEKRSRSKVHRRAG, encoded by the coding sequence ATGGAGACCGAGTCGGAGCCCTATGTCCGTCTTGCGACCCTGCGGCAGCTGCACCGGGTCGTCGCGGAGCTCAACACGGCCCGCAGCCTGGCCGACACCCTGCAGACCGTCGCGGACGGAATCGTCGCCGGACTGGGCTACGAGCTGGCCTGTGTCAATCTCGTCCGCCCGGACGGTGACCTCGTCGTCGCCGCCTTCGCCGGCAGCGCCGCCGCGGAGGCGCTGATCACCGGCCGGGTCGGCTCCCGGACCTCCTGGGACCGCCGCCTGTCCATGGGTGAGGCCTGGGGCGACCTGCGCTTCATCCCGCACACCGAGGGCTGGGTGCTCATCGAGGACGACGTGCCCCAGTGGCACACCGACGGCCCCGAACCCCGCTTCGAGGACGAGTGGCACCCGCAGGACCGTCTCTACGCGCCCATGTACGCGTCCGGCGGCGGACGGGAACTGCTCGGCGTGATATCCGTCGACCGCCCGCGCAACGGCCGCCGCCCCGGCCCCTGGGGCCAGGAGGCGCTGCAGATGTACGCGTCGCAGGCCGCCATCGCCATCAGCAACGCACGACTTCGCGCCAACATGCAGCGCGCCCTGGTCCGCCTCGAGCGGGAGCAGCAGGCACTGCGCGCCAGCGAGGAATCATTCCGTCAGGCATTCGAGTACGCGCCCAGCGGCATGGCCATCGCCGAGATGGGCGGTGACCAGCACGGACGGCTGCTGCGCACCAACGACGCGCTCTGCCGGCTGCTGGGCCGCCCGGCCTCCGCGATGCGCCGCTACTCCTTCGCCGACCTCGTCCACCCGGAGGACGTGGGCACACTGCTGCGTACCTCCGCGGAGGGCGGGCGCGCGGAGATCAGACTGGGCCGCAGGGACGGCTCCTACGTGTGGGTGTCCCTGCGGAACTCGGTGGTCGCCGACACCGCGGACGGGCCCCGTTTCCTGCTCACCCACGTCGAGGACATCGAGGACCGCAAGCGTCACGAGCTCCAGCTCGCGCACCGCGCCTCGCACGACGCCCTCACCGGCCTGCCCAACAGCGCCGAACTGCGCGCCCGGCTCAGCTCCCGGCTGTGCGAGCGCCCGCACGCGGCGTACGCGACGGACATCGAGGCGCTCGACGCCGCGTACGACGGCGACCGTGCCTACCGCGGCGACGGCTTCGACTTCGACGCGGTCGGCACCCGGCCGTACGACCACCATGTGCACACGGTGGCGCCGGACGGCGAGATCGACGACGGGACCAAGGGGCTCGCGGTCCTCTTCTGCGACCTGGACGGCTTCAAGTCGATCAACGACCGGTTCGGGCACCAGACCGGGGACGCCGTCCTCGTCGAGGTCGCGCGCCGGCTCACCACCGGTGTGCGGGACGGGGACACGGTCGCCAGGCTCGGCGGCGACGAGTTCGTGGTCCTCGCGGACGGCCTCGGCGCGGCGGACGCCGCCGATCTGGCAGTACGCCTGCGGAACGCGATCATCCTGCCGATCCGGGTCGGCGGCCGCGGGGTGCGGGTGGGTGCCAGCTTCGGTATCGGCTGGGCGAGCTGCGGGATGTCCGTCGAGGAGGTCCTGCAGTCGGCCGACCAGCGGATGTACATCGAGAAGCGGTCCCGCTCGAAGGTCCACCGCCGGGCCGGATGA
- a CDS encoding flavin reductase family protein translates to MSNEEFRAAMSRLAAGVVLVTAHDADHGPRGEDVGMTATAFMSVSLDPPLVLVSLRNGSRMDDLLAEQPLWGVSVLAESQRQIAGRFAMKGRLSDRLLFEDLAHERGEVCGAPLVAGALATLECRTRQRVEAGDHTLVIGHVLKVGLADQVAGPLTYFRGRYRHLA, encoded by the coding sequence GTGAGCAACGAGGAATTCCGTGCCGCCATGTCCCGGCTGGCCGCCGGCGTGGTGCTCGTCACCGCGCACGACGCCGACCACGGGCCGCGCGGCGAGGACGTGGGGATGACGGCCACGGCCTTCATGTCCGTCTCGCTCGATCCGCCGCTGGTGCTCGTCAGCCTGCGCAACGGCTCACGCATGGACGACCTGCTCGCCGAGCAGCCGCTGTGGGGCGTCTCCGTACTCGCGGAGAGCCAGCGTCAGATCGCCGGGCGCTTCGCGATGAAGGGGCGGCTCAGCGACCGCCTGCTCTTCGAGGACCTGGCCCACGAGCGTGGCGAGGTGTGCGGGGCGCCGCTGGTCGCGGGTGCGCTCGCGACACTGGAGTGCCGCACGCGGCAGCGGGTGGAGGCGGGCGACCACACGCTGGTGATCGGGCACGTGCTGAAGGTCGGCCTCGCCGACCAGGTGGCGGGGCCGCTCACCTACTTCCGGGGCCGGTACCGGCACCTGGCGTGA
- the arfB gene encoding alternative ribosome rescue aminoacyl-tRNA hydrolase ArfB produces the protein MDVMSGPYIIRGSVSLPEAELMWRFSRSSGPGGQHVNTSDSQAELRFDLAKTEALPQVWKDRALERLAGRLVDGVITVRASEHRSQWRNRETAAVRLASLLAEATAPPPRPRRPTKIPRGINERRLREKKQRAQKKRGRSGRDW, from the coding sequence ATGGATGTCATGTCCGGGCCCTACATCATCCGCGGTTCCGTCTCCCTGCCGGAGGCGGAGCTCATGTGGCGTTTCTCCCGCTCCTCGGGGCCCGGCGGCCAGCACGTCAACACCAGCGACTCGCAGGCGGAGCTGCGCTTCGACCTCGCGAAGACGGAGGCGCTGCCGCAGGTCTGGAAGGACCGCGCGCTGGAGCGGCTCGCGGGCAGGCTGGTGGACGGCGTGATCACCGTACGCGCCTCGGAGCACCGCTCTCAGTGGCGCAACCGGGAGACCGCGGCGGTGCGGCTGGCCTCGCTGCTGGCGGAGGCGACGGCCCCGCCGCCGAGGCCGCGCAGGCCGACGAAGATCCCGCGGGGTATCAACGAGCGCCGGCTGCGGGAGAAGAAGCAGCGCGCGCAGAAGAAGCGCGGCCGCTCAGGCCGCGACTGGTAG
- a CDS encoding TerD family protein — protein sequence MAVSLSKGGNVSLTKEAPGLTAVTVGLGWDVRTTTGTDFDLDASAIGVNAAGKVASDAHFVFFNNKSTPDQTIVHTGDNRTGEGGGDDEQINVNLAGLPADVDKIVFPVSIYDAVTRSQNFGQVRNAYIRIVNQAGGAEIARYDLSEDAAVETAMVFGELYRNGAEWKFRAVGQGYASGLEGIARDFGVNL from the coding sequence ATGGCAGTAAGCCTGTCCAAGGGCGGCAACGTCTCGCTCACCAAGGAGGCTCCGGGCCTGACCGCCGTCACGGTCGGCCTCGGCTGGGACGTCCGCACCACCACCGGCACGGACTTCGACCTCGACGCCTCCGCGATCGGCGTGAACGCCGCGGGCAAGGTCGCCTCCGACGCCCACTTCGTCTTCTTCAACAACAAGTCGACGCCGGACCAGACCATCGTCCACACCGGCGACAACCGCACCGGCGAGGGCGGCGGCGACGACGAGCAGATCAACGTCAACCTGGCCGGTCTGCCGGCCGACGTCGACAAAATCGTCTTCCCGGTCTCGATCTACGACGCCGTGACCCGCAGCCAGAACTTCGGCCAGGTGCGGAACGCCTACATCCGCATCGTCAACCAGGCCGGCGGCGCCGAGATCGCCCGCTACGACCTGAGCGAGGACGCCGCCGTCGAGACCGCCATGGTCTTCGGCGAGCTGTACCGCAACGGCGCGGAGTGGAAGTTCCGCGCGGTCGGCCAGGGTTACGCCTCCGGCCTCGAGGGCATCGCCCGCGACTTCGGCGTCAACCTCTGA
- a CDS encoding GlcG/HbpS family heme-binding protein, with protein MKKTMIGAVTAAVVAAGTFGTVAANASAPAAESKAAVTADVSDRSLQQSTHLTIDAATRAAQAALDAAEKENQRITVAVVDRNGNTIVTLRGDGAGPQSYESAEKKAYTAVSWNAPTSELTKRLEQAPNLKDIPGTLFLGGGAPVQVKGAPVAGIGVAGAPSGALDEKFALAGVAALGR; from the coding sequence ATGAAGAAGACCATGATCGGTGCCGTCACCGCCGCCGTCGTCGCCGCCGGTACGTTCGGCACGGTCGCGGCGAACGCCTCCGCCCCGGCCGCGGAGTCGAAGGCCGCCGTCACCGCCGACGTCTCGGACCGCAGCCTCCAGCAGTCCACGCATCTGACGATCGACGCCGCCACCCGGGCCGCGCAGGCCGCCCTCGACGCCGCCGAGAAGGAGAACCAGCGCATCACCGTCGCCGTCGTCGACCGCAACGGCAACACGATCGTCACCCTGCGCGGCGACGGCGCGGGCCCGCAGTCGTACGAGTCGGCGGAGAAGAAGGCGTACACCGCCGTCTCCTGGAACGCGCCCACCTCCGAGCTGACGAAGCGTCTGGAGCAGGCACCGAACCTGAAGGACATCCCGGGCACGCTGTTCCTCGGCGGCGGCGCGCCGGTGCAGGTCAAGGGCGCGCCGGTCGCGGGCATCGGTGTGGCGGGCGCGCCGAGCGGCGCCCTGGACGAGAAGTTCGCCCTGGCGGGCGTCGCCGCGCTCGGCCGCTGA